One region of Parerythrobacter jejuensis genomic DNA includes:
- a CDS encoding Rieske (2Fe-2S) protein: MGVAESDRAAFAGRSDAVNYDCVETLHYLGNYVRDIPSNLTRMMENAHDWEHLPFVHPSSFAAIELVEAGTWGWRCKTSLPNNGGGQLIELLVDNARHYWATTVVEGPGQGTQIHTQATEREDGGITVDVRFYAPQAPETEQQGGMILAYLQAQYATLYNEDEALMLGRQEALDERKAQRESPTEPTAEWVLGPEAGLDRSALHRGHLGELQVLVRYWNGGWMAHAARCPHALGPLDETSPAEDGTIACPWHGYRFDLATGQEQAKRCGALATYPCTITSNGNLVVALPQP; this comes from the coding sequence GTGGGAGTTGCGGAGAGCGACCGGGCCGCGTTCGCAGGTCGTTCCGATGCGGTGAACTACGATTGCGTCGAAACGCTTCACTACCTCGGCAACTATGTCCGCGATATTCCTTCCAACCTGACGCGGATGATGGAAAACGCGCATGATTGGGAGCATTTGCCGTTTGTGCATCCTTCCTCCTTTGCCGCGATCGAGCTGGTGGAAGCAGGGACGTGGGGCTGGCGCTGCAAGACATCGCTTCCGAACAATGGCGGTGGGCAACTGATCGAATTGCTGGTCGATAACGCCCGCCATTATTGGGCGACGACAGTTGTCGAGGGGCCGGGGCAGGGCACCCAGATCCACACGCAAGCGACCGAACGCGAAGACGGCGGAATCACCGTCGATGTACGCTTCTACGCACCGCAAGCGCCAGAAACCGAACAACAGGGCGGTATGATCCTCGCCTATCTGCAGGCACAATACGCCACTCTTTACAACGAGGATGAGGCGCTGATGCTGGGCCGGCAGGAAGCGCTTGATGAACGTAAGGCGCAGCGCGAAAGCCCGACCGAGCCAACCGCCGAATGGGTGCTTGGCCCCGAAGCCGGTCTCGACCGGAGCGCCTTGCATCGCGGGCATCTGGGTGAGCTGCAGGTCCTGGTGCGATACTGGAACGGCGGCTGGATGGCGCATGCCGCGCGGTGCCCACATGCGCTTGGCCCGCTGGACGAAACCTCACCCGCAGAGGACGGAACCATAGCCTGTCCATGGCATGGCTATCGCTTCGATCTTGCTACGGGCCAAGAGCAGGCAAAGCGTTGCGGCGCCTTGGCGACCTATCCTTGCACAATCACCTCGAACGGCAATCTGGTGGTTGCGCTGCCGCAGCCCTGA
- a CDS encoding patatin-like phospholipase family protein, with protein MGSMLKLLTLAVGGALLAGCGQVAQITPENRMCNFVQYPLKVDAPPGHSVDDGELSPFATAIEQSLAAHDVKFGRGDHPKVLSFSGGSEHGAFGAGILKGWGGDGDVPDLQVVTGISTGSILSTFAFVDRADLAVDGYTIERESQLINVYAKPTDGKPGPANFLSLIRKGAFGDLDPLRTRIGSYLTEDIMREVVWRHEEGRRLFVGVVDADSGQGAAFDMGDMAKRYTTNHQGKAEQWKDCYISAIIASSSTPMAAPPVFIDNIMYVDGGVRFGLFGDDVIKVFKRRNAAREEDANAPDAPVVYAVVNGTLTLPPPACPKEDPSLCTEDRPLGPPEGQHKNWNIMELALRSERILVNQVFRFSADSVEAEACEGSGCFNFLRIDPDVEEFRIALPNPLNGGDVENLTCPQWKAIDIKADNPIEFHKRYMRCLIAYGDSKVGQSRWGFPDS; from the coding sequence ATGGGTTCGATGTTGAAATTGCTGACGCTTGCAGTGGGTGGAGCATTGTTGGCCGGGTGCGGTCAGGTGGCGCAGATCACGCCGGAAAACCGGATGTGCAATTTCGTACAATACCCGCTCAAGGTCGATGCGCCGCCCGGGCATAGTGTCGATGACGGCGAGCTTTCACCCTTTGCCACAGCGATCGAACAAAGCCTGGCGGCACATGATGTGAAGTTTGGCCGCGGTGACCATCCCAAGGTGCTGTCATTTTCCGGCGGCAGCGAACACGGAGCCTTTGGCGCTGGCATCCTGAAGGGCTGGGGCGGCGACGGCGATGTGCCCGATCTTCAGGTCGTTACAGGCATCAGCACCGGCTCGATCCTCTCCACCTTTGCCTTTGTAGACCGGGCAGACCTGGCGGTTGACGGTTATACGATCGAGCGCGAGAGCCAGTTGATCAATGTCTATGCCAAGCCCACCGATGGGAAACCCGGCCCGGCCAACTTCCTCAGCCTGATCCGTAAGGGAGCGTTCGGCGATCTTGACCCTCTGCGGACCCGGATCGGCAGCTATCTGACCGAAGATATCATGCGCGAAGTCGTCTGGCGCCACGAAGAAGGTCGCCGACTGTTCGTGGGTGTCGTCGACGCTGACAGCGGACAAGGCGCCGCGTTCGATATGGGCGATATGGCCAAGCGCTATACCACCAACCACCAAGGCAAGGCCGAGCAATGGAAGGATTGCTATATCAGCGCGATCATTGCCTCGTCTTCGACCCCTATGGCCGCGCCGCCCGTATTCATCGACAATATCATGTATGTCGATGGCGGCGTGCGTTTCGGTTTATTTGGCGACGATGTGATCAAGGTTTTCAAGCGGCGCAATGCCGCACGCGAGGAAGATGCCAACGCGCCTGATGCGCCAGTCGTTTATGCTGTCGTCAACGGAACGCTGACCCTCCCGCCCCCGGCTTGCCCGAAAGAAGACCCCTCGCTGTGCACCGAGGACAGGCCACTTGGCCCGCCTGAAGGGCAGCACAAGAATTGGAACATCATGGAACTGGCGCTGCGATCCGAACGGATCCTGGTCAACCAGGTGTTCCGGTTCAGTGCGGACTCGGTGGAGGCAGAGGCCTGCGAAGGGTCAGGCTGTTTCAATTTCCTGCGCATCGATCCCGATGTCGAGGAATTCCGGATCGCCCTGCCCAACCCGCTCAATGGCGGTGATGTCGAGAATCTGACCTGTCCGCAATGGAAAGCCATCGATATCAAGGCCGACAATCCGATCGAATTCCACAAACGCTACATGCGTTGCCTGATTGCCTATGGGGACTCGAAAGTCGGCCAAAGCCGGTGGGGATTTCCAGACAGCTAG
- a CDS encoding RelA/SpoT family protein — MLRQYELIERVKEYDPDVDEALLNRAYVYTVQKHGSQKRASGDPYFSHPVEVAGLMTDLRLDQTSIITALLHDTVEDTLATIEDIEHNFGKDVARLVDGVTKLSKIEQMPENERAAENLRKFLLAMSEDIRVLLVKLGDRLHNMRTLHHIKKPEKRQRIARETMDIYAPLAERVGMYEYMREMQALAFEQLEPDAFATITGRLEQIRKQDGQQVDAIALKIKQALAEAGLQVEVTGREKHPYSIWKKMAERHVNFEQITDIFAFRVLTENVEDCYRALGVLHTVWQFLPGRFKDYVSTPKNNGYRSLHTSLIYENSMRVEVQIRDQDMHRRNEFGLAAHWAYKQADHADGQVGWLRDLIEIVDASHDAEELLEHTRMAVYQDRIFAFTPKGALFQLPKGATPVDFAFAVHTDLGAQTVGAKVNNRHVPLRTVLDNGDVVEIIKGKEAEPQMSWLGFVVTGKARASIRRAVRQKERGEVAALGKKLFEEIADRVPAKIGKKAVREAVKRLDLDDEEALMYAIGSADLDDLEVMEALVPGCTAEFALEEPDWSKRDRAISIRGLTPGVGFQLAECCHPVPGDRIVGTRKPKEGVEVHTIDCLTLASGIDSDWIDLQWGKRSHGAIGRLRVTLYDRPGTLAEMAGIFAKNHVNVKSLLQTHLDHPFTSYEIDLEVQDLAHLTRMLSALRASDAVAQAERM; from the coding sequence ATGCTGCGACAGTATGAACTTATCGAACGGGTCAAGGAATACGACCCAGACGTCGACGAGGCGCTGCTGAATCGCGCCTATGTTTATACCGTGCAAAAGCATGGCAGCCAGAAGCGGGCCAGCGGTGACCCGTATTTCAGCCACCCGGTCGAAGTCGCTGGTTTGATGACCGATTTGCGGCTGGACCAGACTTCGATCATCACCGCGCTGCTCCACGATACGGTCGAAGATACGCTCGCTACGATCGAGGATATCGAACACAATTTCGGCAAGGATGTCGCGCGGCTGGTTGATGGCGTGACCAAGCTTTCGAAGATCGAGCAGATGCCCGAGAACGAACGGGCGGCCGAGAATTTGCGCAAGTTCTTGCTCGCAATGAGCGAGGACATTCGCGTGCTGCTGGTCAAGCTGGGCGACCGGCTGCACAATATGCGCACGCTGCATCACATCAAGAAGCCCGAAAAGCGCCAGCGGATCGCGCGCGAGACGATGGACATCTATGCCCCGCTGGCAGAGCGTGTCGGCATGTATGAATATATGCGCGAGATGCAGGCGCTGGCGTTTGAACAACTCGAGCCGGATGCCTTCGCGACCATTACCGGGCGGCTCGAGCAGATCCGCAAACAGGATGGCCAGCAAGTCGATGCCATCGCTCTCAAGATCAAACAGGCGCTGGCCGAAGCAGGCTTGCAGGTCGAAGTCACCGGGCGCGAGAAACACCCCTATTCGATCTGGAAAAAGATGGCCGAGCGCCACGTCAATTTCGAACAGATCACAGACATCTTCGCATTCCGCGTGCTGACCGAGAATGTCGAGGATTGTTACCGCGCGCTGGGCGTTCTGCACACCGTGTGGCAATTCCTGCCCGGGCGCTTCAAGGATTATGTCTCCACGCCCAAGAATAACGGCTATCGCAGCCTGCACACATCGCTGATTTACGAAAACTCGATGCGGGTCGAAGTGCAAATCCGCGATCAGGACATGCATCGCCGCAATGAATTCGGGCTCGCGGCGCATTGGGCTTACAAGCAGGCCGATCATGCCGACGGGCAGGTCGGTTGGTTGCGCGATCTGATCGAAATCGTCGATGCCAGCCATGATGCCGAAGAGTTGCTCGAACATACCCGCATGGCGGTGTACCAGGATCGCATCTTTGCCTTCACTCCAAAAGGAGCACTGTTCCAGCTTCCCAAGGGCGCGACGCCAGTCGATTTCGCGTTTGCAGTGCATACCGATCTGGGCGCACAGACAGTCGGGGCGAAGGTCAACAATCGTCATGTTCCGCTGCGCACCGTGCTCGACAATGGCGATGTCGTCGAAATTATCAAAGGCAAGGAGGCCGAGCCGCAGATGAGCTGGCTGGGCTTTGTCGTGACGGGCAAGGCAAGGGCCTCTATCCGCCGGGCTGTGCGCCAGAAGGAGCGCGGCGAAGTGGCCGCGCTGGGCAAGAAGCTGTTCGAAGAAATCGCCGACAGGGTGCCTGCCAAGATCGGCAAGAAAGCGGTTCGCGAAGCGGTGAAGCGGCTGGACCTCGATGATGAAGAAGCGCTGATGTATGCGATCGGGTCAGCGGACCTCGATGATCTCGAAGTGATGGAAGCGCTGGTGCCGGGTTGCACTGCGGAGTTCGCGCTGGAGGAACCTGACTGGTCCAAGCGTGATCGCGCCATCTCTATCCGTGGCCTGACGCCAGGCGTGGGCTTCCAGCTTGCCGAATGCTGCCACCCCGTACCGGGCGACAGGATCGTCGGAACCCGCAAGCCCAAGGAGGGGGTCGAGGTTCACACGATCGATTGCCTTACGCTGGCAAGCGGGATCGACAGTGACTGGATCGATTTGCAATGGGGCAAGCGCAGTCATGGCGCGATCGGTCGCCTGCGCGTTACCCTGTATGACCGGCCCGGAACGCTGGCAGAAATGGCCGGCATTTTTGCCAAGAACCACGTCAATGTGAAAAGCCTGCTGCAAACGCATCTCGACCATCCCTTCACCAGCTACGAGATCGATCTGGAGGTGCAGGATCTGGCACATCTTACCCGTATGCTGAGCGCGCTGAGGGCGAGCGATGCGGTTGCGCAGGCGGAGCGCATGTAA
- a CDS encoding SLC13 family permease, translating to MTAQRIGLLTGAIALLLGIFAPTPDGLSREGLIVAGLVVLMASWWMTEALPLTATALMPFLVLPFAGISNARETASTYYSPILFLLLGGAFIALAIERTGLHKRLSLAILRTIGTSGGQSRLLLAFMISAALLSMMISNTSTSLIMMPMALAVLAGGGIAAEDRDGLAGALPMGIAFAASIGGLGTLVGSPTNAIAVGLLDETIGMEITFAEWTLYGLPVVIVGVPLAAWIISYFQKVDDHPFDVASARNAIEVGTGWSTAERRLVPVVALTFVLWMTLPIVRDYLPAGSWTNGTIAIAASLALFLLPDGTGRPLLVWKEADRAPWGVIMMFGGGLALAAGMTKSGLAEWLGQALLPLSAVPLLVVALALVAMVILITEFASNVATATGIIPIIGSLVVALGADPILLAMPAALAASWGFMLPAGTGPNAIAWSTGHIKIGNMVKAGFVLDLIGIGLIVGLVWAVAALV from the coding sequence ATGACTGCACAACGGATCGGCCTGCTGACAGGCGCGATTGCCCTGCTCTTGGGCATTTTCGCTCCGACGCCCGATGGATTGAGCCGCGAAGGTCTGATCGTTGCGGGGCTGGTTGTGCTGATGGCCAGCTGGTGGATGACAGAGGCCCTGCCACTGACAGCCACGGCATTGATGCCATTTCTGGTGCTTCCTTTCGCAGGGATATCCAACGCCAGGGAGACCGCCTCGACGTACTACTCGCCGATCCTCTTCCTGTTGCTGGGCGGCGCATTTATCGCCCTCGCGATCGAGCGGACGGGCCTGCACAAACGGCTCAGCCTCGCGATCCTGCGAACGATCGGCACCAGCGGTGGCCAATCGCGGCTGCTGCTGGCCTTCATGATCAGCGCCGCGCTGCTTTCCATGATGATCTCCAACACCTCGACCAGCCTGATCATGATGCCGATGGCTCTGGCTGTGCTGGCGGGCGGCGGAATTGCGGCAGAAGATCGTGACGGGCTTGCGGGCGCTCTCCCTATGGGTATCGCCTTTGCCGCCAGCATCGGCGGGCTGGGCACGCTGGTCGGCTCACCTACCAATGCCATCGCTGTCGGCTTGCTGGACGAAACCATCGGGATGGAAATCACCTTCGCCGAATGGACACTCTATGGCCTGCCGGTGGTGATTGTTGGTGTGCCCTTGGCCGCGTGGATTATCTCGTATTTCCAGAAAGTCGATGATCACCCGTTTGACGTGGCCAGCGCCCGCAATGCGATCGAGGTCGGCACCGGGTGGTCGACTGCGGAACGCCGCCTTGTACCGGTGGTGGCGCTCACCTTCGTGTTGTGGATGACCTTGCCGATCGTGCGCGATTACCTGCCTGCGGGCTCGTGGACCAACGGCACAATCGCCATCGCGGCCAGCCTCGCCTTGTTCCTGCTGCCGGATGGCACAGGGCGACCACTGCTGGTATGGAAAGAAGCCGACCGTGCCCCGTGGGGGGTCATCATGATGTTTGGCGGCGGGTTGGCCCTCGCTGCCGGCATGACCAAAAGCGGGTTGGCCGAATGGCTGGGGCAAGCCTTGCTGCCGCTCTCTGCCGTGCCGCTGCTGGTTGTCGCGCTGGCGCTGGTGGCGATGGTCATCCTCATCACCGAATTCGCCAGCAATGTTGCAACCGCGACCGGTATCATTCCGATTATCGGCAGCCTGGTGGTTGCGCTGGGCGCAGACCCGATACTGCTCGCGATGCCTGCGGCGCTTGCTGCCAGCTGGGGATTCATGCTGCCTGCCGGCACCGGTCCGAATGCCATCGCCTGGTCCACCGGTCACATCAA
- a CDS encoding VOC family protein — MAVLGLDHVQLSVPKGGEDEARAFFVGVLGMQEVAKPANLSPKGCWFESGSLNLHIGIDPDFRPATKAHPALLVDDLADLRKRLNDAGYATNDDMPVEGYDRFFTSDPFGNRIELMQKL; from the coding sequence ATGGCAGTACTCGGTCTCGATCATGTCCAGCTTTCCGTTCCCAAGGGTGGCGAAGACGAGGCGCGTGCCTTCTTCGTGGGTGTGTTGGGGATGCAGGAAGTGGCCAAGCCGGCAAACCTTTCGCCCAAGGGGTGCTGGTTTGAAAGCGGATCGCTCAACTTGCATATCGGTATCGATCCCGACTTTCGCCCGGCAACGAAGGCGCATCCAGCCCTGCTGGTGGATGATCTCGCGGATCTGAGGAAACGGCTAAACGACGCAGGGTACGCAACGAATGATGATATGCCGGTGGAGGGCTATGACCGTTTCTTCACCAGTGATCCGTTCGGCAATCGTATCGAGCTGATGCAGAAGCTCTAG
- the hemF gene encoding oxygen-dependent coproporphyrinogen oxidase, with the protein MTDWTTQTDEARAWFESLRDRICAAFEEIEREAGSDAAFAYTPWQREEEGNADPGGGVQGLMKGKVFEKVGVNISTVRGSFAPEFAATINGASPENPGFTATGISLVAHMANPHVPAVHMNTRFLTTQAAWFGGGADLNPPIPYEQDTQDFHARFRAACAGHNPTYYDRFKKWADEYFYIPHRQCHRGVGGIFYDHLECDDEAAFERNLAFTRDVGEAFLDVFPQLVRRRMGADFTPEEKQTQLEWRGRYAEFNLVYDRGTLFGLKTGGNIDAILMSLPPEAVWS; encoded by the coding sequence ATGACCGACTGGACAACTCAGACCGACGAAGCCCGCGCCTGGTTCGAAAGCCTGCGCGACCGGATTTGCGCCGCTTTTGAAGAGATCGAACGCGAGGCAGGCTCCGACGCTGCGTTCGCATACACGCCGTGGCAGCGCGAGGAAGAGGGCAATGCGGATCCTGGCGGAGGGGTCCAGGGCCTGATGAAGGGCAAGGTGTTCGAGAAAGTCGGCGTCAATATCTCGACCGTTCGGGGCAGCTTCGCGCCGGAGTTTGCCGCGACGATCAACGGGGCCAGCCCCGAAAATCCGGGCTTCACCGCCACCGGCATCAGCCTGGTGGCACATATGGCCAATCCGCATGTGCCGGCAGTGCATATGAACACCCGTTTCCTGACAACGCAGGCGGCATGGTTTGGCGGCGGGGCGGATCTCAATCCGCCAATCCCCTACGAGCAAGACACGCAGGATTTCCACGCCCGCTTCCGTGCAGCCTGTGCCGGGCACAACCCGACCTACTATGACCGTTTCAAGAAATGGGCGGACGAGTATTTCTACATTCCCCACCGTCAGTGCCATCGCGGCGTCGGCGGGATTTTCTATGATCACCTGGAATGCGACGATGAAGCCGCGTTCGAGCGCAATCTCGCCTTCACCCGTGATGTGGGCGAGGCCTTTCTGGATGTCTTCCCGCAACTGGTGCGCCGCCGGATGGGGGCAGACTTCACACCGGAAGAAAAGCAGACCCAGCTCGAATGGCGCGGCCGCTATGCCGAGTTCAACCTGGTCTATGACCGTGGAACTCTGTTTGGCCTCAAGACCGGCGGCAATATCGACGCGATCCTGATGAGCCTGCCGCCCGAAGCGGTGTGGAGCTAG
- a CDS encoding DUF1905 domain-containing protein has translation MSDILTHAGPLWRWTATNGVSWHFISIDGDAGEEMSGIEAMRRLELGRKRGFRSVKVKARIGETEWSTSCFPSDDGGWLLPIKAPVRKAESIAEGDEVSVRLELV, from the coding sequence ATGAGTGACATCCTTACCCATGCCGGCCCGCTGTGGCGCTGGACGGCAACCAACGGGGTCAGCTGGCACTTCATCAGTATCGATGGCGATGCGGGCGAGGAAATGAGCGGGATCGAGGCGATGCGGCGGCTGGAACTGGGCCGCAAGCGCGGCTTTCGCTCGGTCAAGGTGAAGGCGCGGATCGGGGAAACAGAATGGTCCACTTCCTGCTTCCCGAGCGACGATGGCGGCTGGCTGCTGCCGATCAAGGCGCCGGTGCGCAAGGCTGAGAGCATTGCCGAGGGCGACGAAGTATCGGTGCGGTTGGAGCTGGTCTAG
- the infC gene encoding translation initiation factor IF-3: MQPPVKSGPRYDNLIQSPKVRVIDHEGENLGVMYTREATEQANELGLNLVEVSPNADPPVCKFLDVGKHRYEAQKKANLARKTQKTQDIKEVKMRPNIDTHDYDVKMRNVNKFIDNGDKVKVTLRFRGREMAHQNLGMDLLKRVQDDMAETAKVEAFPRLEGRQMLMVLAPK; encoded by the coding sequence ATGCAGCCGCCGGTCAAGAGCGGTCCGCGATACGACAATCTCATCCAGTCACCCAAGGTGCGCGTGATCGATCACGAAGGCGAAAACCTTGGCGTAATGTACACCCGCGAAGCAACCGAGCAGGCCAACGAGCTAGGCCTCAACCTGGTCGAAGTGTCTCCCAATGCAGACCCGCCCGTGTGCAAATTCCTTGATGTCGGCAAACACCGTTACGAGGCGCAGAAGAAGGCAAACCTCGCACGCAAGACGCAGAAAACGCAAGATATCAAGGAAGTGAAGATGCGTCCGAACATCGACACCCATGATTATGACGTGAAGATGCGGAACGTGAACAAGTTCATCGACAATGGTGACAAGGTGAAGGTGACGCTGCGCTTTCGCGGGCGTGAAATGGCGCACCAGAATCTGGGTATGGACCTGCTCAAGCGGGTTCAGGACGATATGGCAGAGACCGCCAAGGTCGAGGCGTTTCCGCGCCTCGAGGGGCGCCAGATGCTGATGGTGCTGGCCCCGAAATAG
- the pdeM gene encoding ligase-associated DNA damage response endonuclease PdeM produces the protein MVPVSFAGQEMFLTQSNALYWPAEQALLVADLHLEKASFYARHGQMLPPYDSRETLERVADAVKLTGARRVITLGDNFHDVEGTASLEPHAAGVLEALTRSLDWIWITGNHDETMHRTYGGDMAEELEVSGIVLRHQARRGETRPELSGHYHPKMRVRVRQRHISRPCAVRAISDGADRMILPAFGTLTGGMDAGDPEILKVLQPARAIDALVPVRTRLSSFPLWRAEDTRVA, from the coding sequence ATGGTTCCCGTTTCGTTCGCAGGCCAGGAAATGTTCCTGACGCAATCCAACGCGCTTTACTGGCCCGCTGAACAAGCGCTGCTGGTGGCGGACCTGCATCTTGAGAAAGCCAGTTTTTATGCCCGGCACGGGCAGATGCTGCCCCCCTATGATAGCCGCGAGACGCTGGAGCGAGTGGCCGATGCGGTCAAGTTGACGGGCGCGCGGCGGGTCATCACGCTGGGTGACAATTTCCACGACGTCGAAGGGACCGCAAGCCTTGAGCCCCATGCCGCCGGAGTGCTCGAAGCGCTGACCCGCTCGCTCGACTGGATTTGGATCACTGGCAACCATGACGAGACCATGCACCGCACCTATGGTGGCGACATGGCCGAAGAGCTGGAAGTTAGCGGGATCGTGCTGCGCCACCAGGCCCGGCGCGGAGAGACACGACCCGAGCTGTCCGGCCATTACCACCCAAAGATGCGCGTCCGCGTGCGCCAACGGCATATCAGCAGGCCCTGTGCGGTGCGCGCAATCAGCGATGGCGCGGATCGCATGATCCTCCCTGCGTTCGGGACGCTGACCGGAGGAATGGACGCAGGCGATCCGGAAATTCTGAAAGTGCTGCAACCTGCACGTGCAATTGACGCTCTCGTGCCCGTTCGCACGCGCCTCTCCAGCTTCCCGCTCTGGCGCGCCGAAGACACACGCGTGGCCTAA